A DNA window from Ranitomeya imitator isolate aRanImi1 chromosome 2, aRanImi1.pri, whole genome shotgun sequence contains the following coding sequences:
- the LOC138666236 gene encoding cytochrome P450 2A4-like, whose protein sequence is MELDIEPRAIISGILFLLVLYIYAWRKTLKKKNMPPGPPPLPFLGTTFHVDNKEMPESLVQLSETFGPVFTIYMSSTPVVVLIGYDCVKEALLDNGEVFSMRGPSEVGDLLFRDYGLILTNGERWRQLRSFSLSALITFGKGAKSIEERIQEEAHYLTEEIEKTKANPFNPAHILTSAICNVLCSVVFGERFDYEDVKFRTFYTLLKEMTILMSTSWGMFLNMFPSILSRISGPHQKIFINLAKLQDFIAESMENHKVTLDPNCPKSFLDSYLIKMEEEEYNPKTEFHFENLSGTIIDLFFAGTETTSITLQYGLLYLLKYPHVERKIHVEVDEVIGQNRCPSLNDQDKMPYTNAVVHEIQRFADITPMGLSHATIQNTRFRGYNIPKGTIIFPLLTSVLKDPKYFKNPLQFDPTNFLNANGSFRKNDAFVPFSLGSRSCIGERLARMVLFLFLTNILQKYNLKPILTPDEINIIPEPNKNMAVPRAFKMYVTPRSRKSS, encoded by the exons ATGGAGCTGGATATCGAACCACGGGCTATTATCTCTGGCATCTTGTTCTTGCTTGTCCTGTATATCTATGCATGGAGAAAGACTCTCAAAAAGAAAAATATGCCCCCTGGACCACCGCCACTGCCCTTTCTGGGCACCACATTCCATGTTGATAATAAAGAAATGCCCGAGTCTCTGGTGCAG CTTAGTGAGACTTTCGGTCCAGTGTTCACCATCTACATGTCCAGCACACCCGTTGTGGTCCTTATCGGTTATGATTGTGTGAAAGAGGCTTTACTAGATAATGGAGAAGTATTCAGCATGAGAGGACCCTCAGAAGTTGGAGATCTGCTCTTCAGAGATTATG GATTGATCTTGACCAatggtgagagatggagacagttgCGCAGTTTTTCTCTTTCTGCCTTGATAACATTTGGAAAGGGAGCAAAAAGCATTGAAGAACGTATACAAGAGGAAGCGCATTACTTGACTGAAGAGATTGAGAAGACCAAAG CAAATCCCTTTAACCCAGCACATATATTGACCTCGGCTATCTGCAATGTTCTCTGCTCAGTTGTGTTTGGAGAACGTTTTGATTATGAAGATGTCAAATTTAGGACCTTTTATACCTTGCTGAAAGAAATGACCATACTTATGTCTACATCTTGGGGAATG tttctcaACATGTTTCCTAGCATCCTCAGTCGTATTTCCGGACCCCATCAGAAGATATTTATAAATTTGGCAAAACTGCAAGACTTTATTGCAGAGTCCATGGAAAATCACAAAGTGACACTTGACCCAAACTGTCCCAAGAGTTTCCTTGACTCTTACCTAATAAAGATGGAGGAG GAGGAGTACAATCCAAAAACTGAATTCCACTTTGAGAACTTGTCTGGTACGATCATCGACCTATTTTTCGCTGGAACAGAAACAACAAGTATAACCCTGCAGTATGGCTTGCTCTATTTGCTCAAATATCCACATGTGGAAA GAAAGATTCATGTGGAGGTGGATGAGGTGATTGGCCAGAATCGATGTCCTTCATTAAACGATCAAGACAAGATGCCTTACACGAATGCCGTTGTACATGAAATTCAAAGGTTTGCGGACATCACTCCAATGGGACTTTCACACGCAACCATTCAAAACACAAGGTTCCGAGGATACAACATTCCTAAG GGCACTATAATTTTTCCATTGCTGACTTCTGTCTTGAAGGATCCCAAATACTTTAAGAACCCTCTACAGTTTGATCCCACAAACTTCCTGAATGCTAATGGAAGCTTCCGTAAGAATGATGCCTTTGTGCCTTTCTCATTAG gCAGCAGAAGTTGCATTGGCGAGCGTCTGGCACGGATGGTATTATTTCTGTTCCTGACAAACATACTACAGAAGTACAACCTGAAACCCATATTGACTCCAGATGAAATTAATATCATCCCTGAGCCAAATAAAAACATGGCAGTACCGAGGGCATTCAAGATGTATGTGACCCCCAGAAGTCGGAAGAGCTCTTAA